From the genome of Gryllotalpicola protaetiae:
ACTGGAAAGGCAAGGCAGTCGACTTCTATGCGCTCAACCATCGCGACCTGACTGGTGCGAACGACCTGTCGATCCAGCTGATCCATGCCCTGGACCCGTACGCGACCCACGGCTCGGAGCTCGGCCAGAGCACCTGCCGTCTCGACGCCGGCGACGAGGTCACGGGCCTCATCAACTTCACCGGCGACTTCCCTGACACGTGCAATCACTTGCACGTCCAAGTCTCCTGACAAATGAATTTCCGAAATGCGCGCCAAACGAGCCGTTCCTGTGCAACGTGCAAGTGAAGGTGCGCGCGCGAAAGAGGTGAACCTCATGATCAAGAAACTGATCGCCCTCGCCGCGCTCGCCCCATCCCTGGCGCTCGCAGGGTGCGTCGCATCCGCGCACGCTCAGGAGCAGGCACCCAGGCACCTCGTCACGATTGCCCCGATCAGTCCGTCGCCGTCACCTGACGTCGCGTCCCCGGCAGCGACCGGGATCGTCGACACCGTTCTCGTCGACGTCTATCCGGGCAAGACCTTCAAGTCCAAGCACGGCTGCGGCTGCACCGTGCCCGGCTCGAAGCAGGAGATGTTCCCCGCCGGGACTCCGGCGATACTCGTCAAGATCACGCTGACCGGCGAGTGGAAGCCTTCGCAGGGCGACCAGACCACACAGGCGGTGACCGGCCTCAGCCTCGGCGACACTAAGTTCGACGGGCGCCCCGAACGTGCCGTGCTCGACATCGCCGACGGCCCGCGCGCGGCCGCCACCGCGGGGCTGCCGTGGCTTCCCGCCGGCCTCTTCGCCGGGCATCACGACTGGACGATTCCGAACGAGCAGGGCCGCTCGTTCGCCGCGGTGTGGTACCTGCCGCCGGGTGTCGACCGGCTCCTGCTCACGGTGGACATCCCCTCGGAGGGGATGCCCAACGACCTGATCGTGCCGCTGCCGGCGGACGCAGTCCGGGCCTCCAACCCGGGTGGGGAATAGAAGGGGATGTACGAATCATGAATGCGCTGAACGAAGCCGTGGTCTCCGCGCACGCCCGCATGGCGAGCGTCCTTTCCGTCTCGAACCCGACCCCCGACTTCTCGGGTCCCGGCGTCGGAGCCCTGCAAACGGTCGCGAACGTCGTCTTCGCGATCGTGCTCACGCTCGCCGTGATCGGCGGCCTGATCGCCGCGGGCTGCATCGTCATCGGCCATGTCTCGAGCAACGGACACGTGCAGAAGGCGGGCATCGTCGGCCTCATCAGCTGCATCGCCGGAGTCGCTGTCGCCGGCGGCATCGCAGGCCTCATCAACTGGGGCCAGTCGCTCAACGTGGGCTGATCATGCTGCTCACCGCTATCAGCGACCCGTGGTCACCGGACTACGACTGCAACTTCGCCGAGGTCGGATGCCAGGCGAACCAGACCGTCGCCGGGTTCATGGCCTCCACCATCCGCAACCTCGGCGACTTCATCGCCACGATGGTCTCCTCGGCGTTCAACACGACCATCGACCCAGCCAGCTGGGGCGTCGCCCACTCCCAGTTCCTGTTCTGGGTGGGGGTGACCGCGCCGGTCATATTGATCATCGCGCTTGTTCAGATCGGCATCGCGATGATCCTGCAGGACTGGCACCGCATCGGCCGTGCCGCGGGCGGCGCCGCGCTTGCCATCCCGTTCGCCGCGATCTGTGTGTGGGCGATGCAGCAGTTCTCGACCATCACGGATGACGTCACGAGCACCCTCACCAGTAGCGTGCAGGGCGGCAGCCTCGCCGACGGCCTGCTGCGAGTCGTCGGCATCGTCAACGTCCAAGGCGATGTCGCGGGCGCCGTGATGGCGGACTCGCAGTTCAGCAAAGACAGCGTGATCTACACGCTCGCGTCGCAAGGCGCTTCCTCGCAGAACGCGATCGGCGAATACGTGATGGCGCTGCTGCTCGTCGGCGTCATGATGATCGCCTCCCTCTTCCTCTTCATCGCTATGGCGATCCGAGAATTCGGGCTGCTCGCACTCGCTGCGATGGCACCGATCGGTCTGATGATGATCGGCCAGCCCAAGCTCACCGCGTGGGCGAGCAAGTGGATGAGCGTCACGACCGGCCTGCTCATCGCCAAACCGCTCGCCGCCGGCATCGTTCTTCTCGCCGTCGAGCTCACCAAATCCAGCGCCAGCGTCGCCGTCATCCTCGTCGCCTCCGGCGCCGTGGTCGCAGCATCGTTCTCGCCTCTCTGGGCGACCCGCCTCGTCTCGTTCGCGGGAACCGAGGTCGGCACCGCCCTGCACCGCCGCCCCTCCGTGCGCGACCAGATCTCGCGCGCCGGAACCGCGGCTGCCCCCGCCCGCACGGCCGTGCGCCTCGTCACACTCGGGAAGTGAGTCATGACCACCTTCGCCGCAGACCAGATCCTCTCCGAAGAAGGCGCACCCCGCGTGCGCTTCGCCGCCCGCGAGCGCCGTGGCGCATTGCTCGGGCTGTCCTTCCTGCAGCTGATGGTGATCGGCGCCGCCGTCGCCATCCTGCTGATCACCCTGTTCGTCGACGTCAACGCGATCTGGGTCCTGCTGCCCATCTGCACAGTGATCTGCTTCTTCGCCGTCGCCACCTACCGCCGCGAGGCGCTGCTCATCATCGCAGTGCAGGCAGTCAGGTATGGGCTGCGCTCCACCGCCGGCCAAACCAAGTTCCGCCGTGACGTGTGGATGCGCGTCACGGTCGCCTCGCTGAATATCGGCCACGCCGCCCAGGCGGCCGCCGCGCCGATCGTCACCTCGCGCTTCTTGCTGCCGGGCGCGCTCGGCGACGTGCAGATCGTGCAGATCCCGGGGGCCGGCGCGTTCATCTACAACGCGCGCGGCAGGCTGGCATCCGTCACCGTCCGCGTCGGGTCGCGCGCATGGGCGTTGCGCGACAAGGGCACGCAAGAGGGCGCATATGACGGATTCGTCGAGTGGCTGAGCTCGCTCGAGAATCTGCCTGGGCTGCGCGAGACGTCGATCCGAATCCGCGTCGATCGCGCCGCCTCGAACGAGCTGCGCGACTACCTGGTCGATCGCGAGTACGAGCATCAACCCCAGGTGAGCCCTGAGCTGCGCCACGAGTACTGGACGCTCACGCAGGCCGCCTCGAAGAGTTCGATGGGGTTCAGCAACTTCGTCACGCTCACCTTCGACACGGGCATCCTCAACTCCGCGATCCGCGATGCCGGGCGCGGCCTGACTGGTCTTGCCGCCGTACTCAAAGAGCGCGTCGCCGGCATCGAGACCGCGATGGAGCACGCCCGCCTCACCCCGGCCGGGTGGCTCGACTCCGACGAACTCGATGAGCTTCTAGCCGTCGCCTCCGACCCGATCGCCGCAGCCGGCCGCCGCACCGGCAGCCCGAATCAGGCCGACCTCACGCCTCAGTCGCCGCCGCCCGTGATGGCAATCGACGAGACCTGGGACGCACTGCGCGTCGACGAGTCCTGGCACCAGACGCTGTGGGTCGCCGAGTGGCCGCGCACCGATGTGCGCACCGGATTCCTCGAGCCGCTGCTCTACGCCGGCGACGCCACGCGCGTCATCACC
Proteins encoded in this window:
- a CDS encoding SCO6880 family protein — its product is MTTFAADQILSEEGAPRVRFAARERRGALLGLSFLQLMVIGAAVAILLITLFVDVNAIWVLLPICTVICFFAVATYRREALLIIAVQAVRYGLRSTAGQTKFRRDVWMRVTVASLNIGHAAQAAAAPIVTSRFLLPGALGDVQIVQIPGAGAFIYNARGRLASVTVRVGSRAWALRDKGTQEGAYDGFVEWLSSLENLPGLRETSIRIRVDRAASNELRDYLVDREYEHQPQVSPELRHEYWTLTQAASKSSMGFSNFVTLTFDTGILNSAIRDAGRGLTGLAAVLKERVAGIETAMEHARLTPAGWLDSDELDELLAVASDPIAAAGRRTGSPNQADLTPQSPPPVMAIDETWDALRVDESWHQTLWVAEWPRTDVRTGFLEPLLYAGDATRVITLQVRPIATHTALAQLNRAQSDMETAATIRLKLQSRIPLTHIREEENLAIREHDLVDGFGDVQFRGFITLSAESRDALAKARTDIEQASHPARLMLATLSGQQAAGFVTSALPVPLEGE